Proteins encoded within one genomic window of Phototrophicus methaneseepsis:
- a CDS encoding phosphoribosyltransferase, which yields MYRSGGQPMRHEILTWTDVDKLIDILMPRLQAVGPFDAMVMITRGGVIPGGLLAEALDIQYMLTAAVDFPSTAEAGLMAWPIFLQFPDDDLLMGRKTLIVDDVWGSGRTSTSVRGRVEAAGATAYTCVFHYNPYRSLFSNARPDYFGEATDAYIIYPWEIDRGPRGLDIEEPNPTPDLS from the coding sequence ATGTATCGTTCTGGTGGGCAACCTATGCGCCATGAGATTTTGACATGGACAGACGTCGATAAATTGATTGATATTTTGATGCCCCGTTTGCAAGCTGTGGGGCCCTTTGATGCCATGGTGATGATTACACGTGGTGGCGTCATCCCTGGTGGCTTATTGGCGGAAGCCCTGGATATCCAGTATATGTTAACAGCAGCGGTGGATTTCCCCTCAACCGCAGAAGCTGGCTTAATGGCCTGGCCCATCTTTTTGCAGTTCCCAGATGATGACCTGTTGATGGGGCGTAAAACGCTTATCGTAGATGATGTATGGGGCAGTGGGCGCACCAGTACATCCGTGAGGGGCCGCGTAGAAGCCGCGGGCGCAACAGCGTATACTTGCGTTTTCCACTATAATCCATATCGTTCGCTGTTTAGCAATGCCCGTCCAGATTACTTTGGCGAGGCAACCGACGCTTATATTATCTATCCATGGGAAATTGATCGTGGGCCCCGTGGACTGGATATCGAGGAGCCGAACCCGACGCCGGATCTCTCTTAG